One genomic window of Vigna radiata var. radiata cultivar VC1973A unplaced genomic scaffold, Vradiata_ver6 scaffold_373, whole genome shotgun sequence includes the following:
- the LOC106780156 gene encoding probable tetraacyldisaccharide 4'-kinase, mitochondrial isoform X1 encodes MEKLRSAVNEIAYAQTLSHLTPFHRSLLPFLSIASTLYKLALSLRRSLYQHHFFQVQCLPVRVISVGNLSWGGNGKTPMVEFIALCFSRHGISPLVLSRGYGGGDEVNMLRRHLLGTPTKIGVGANRAAVARHFIRKYGYIDICKTSWHEKQYLERKVQNSLDSEKIGVVVLDDAMQHWSLWRDLDIVMVNGLTLWGNLQLLPRGPLREPLTALRRADAVVIHHADLVSEQTLKDIESMILRIKRSVSIFFTKMDPTYLFEVGTINAKIPLTALHEATILCVSAIGSAEPFVKQIQKMRALYVDRIDFSDHHIFHARDIEIIRAKLRELEGKFGSKPVVVITEKDYDRDPEILKQLYPFRVFVLCSVLKVLPHRGSTEDSFKKFLKDHLKLEWPPAH; translated from the exons ATGGAGAAACTGAGAAGTGCAGTGAATGAAATAGCCTACGCTCAGACTCTCTCTCACCTTACTCCTTTTCACCGTTCTCTGCTCCCTTTCCTTTCCATTGCCTCCACACTCTACAAACTCGCCCTCTCACTTCGCCGCTCACTTTACCAACACCATTTCTTTCAAGTTCAATG TTTGCCAGTTCGTGTGATCAGTGTTGGTAATTTGAGTTGGGGAGGCAATGGGAAGACGCCGATGGTGGAGTTCATCGCTCTCTGCTTTTCGCGTCACGGAATTTCACCTCTAGTTCTTTCcagg GGTTATGGTGGTGGGGATGAAGTCAACATGCTTAGGAGGCATTTACTTGGGACACCAACTAAGATTGGTGTTGGTGCTAACCGAGCTGCTGTTGCAAGGCATTTTATCCGAAAATATGGCTACATTGATATTTGTAAGACTTCATGGCACGAGAAACAATACCTTGAACGGAAGGTTCAGAATTCTCTTGATTCAGAAAAAATTGGGGTTGTAGTTCTTGACGATGCTATGCAG CACTGGAGCTTGTGGCGAGATTTGGATATTGTAATGGTTAACGGATTAACTCTTTGGGGTAACCTTCAACTATTGCCTCGTGGACCGCTAAGGGAACCTTTGACTGCACTTAGGCGAGCAGATGCAGTTGTAATCCATCATGCCGATTTG GTTTCTGAGCAGACTCTCAAGGATATTGAATCAATGATCCTAAGGATTAAAAGGtctgtttctattttctttacaaaaatgGATCCAACTTACTTATTTGAGGTGGGAACTATCAATGCCAAAATACCATTGACGGCTCTTCATGAAGCTACTATATTATGCGTTTCTGCTATTGGTTCTGCGGAGCCTTTTGTGAAGCAGATTCAAAAG ATGCGAGCACTTTATGTTGATCGAATAGATTTCAGTGATCATCACATATTTCATGCCAGG GATATTGAGATAATCAGAGCCAAACTTAGAGAACTAGAGGGAAAGTTTGGTTCCAAACCAGTTGTTGTAATAACTGAAAAG GATTATGATAGGGACCCTGAAATTCTTAAGCAATTGTATCCATTTAGAGTTTTTGTTCTCTGTTCTGTATTGAAGGTTCTACCCCATAGAGGAAGCACAGAGGATAGCTTTAAGAAATTTCTGAAGGAccatttaaaattagaatggCCTCCAGCACATTAG
- the LOC106780156 gene encoding probable tetraacyldisaccharide 4'-kinase, mitochondrial isoform X2: MLRRHLLGTPTKIGVGANRAAVARHFIRKYGYIDICKTSWHEKQYLERKVQNSLDSEKIGVVVLDDAMQHWSLWRDLDIVMVNGLTLWGNLQLLPRGPLREPLTALRRADAVVIHHADLVSEQTLKDIESMILRIKRSVSIFFTKMDPTYLFEVGTINAKIPLTALHEATILCVSAIGSAEPFVKQIQKMRALYVDRIDFSDHHIFHARDIEIIRAKLRELEGKFGSKPVVVITEKDYDRDPEILKQLYPFRVFVLCSVLKVLPHRGSTEDSFKKFLKDHLKLEWPPAH; this comes from the exons ATGCTTAGGAGGCATTTACTTGGGACACCAACTAAGATTGGTGTTGGTGCTAACCGAGCTGCTGTTGCAAGGCATTTTATCCGAAAATATGGCTACATTGATATTTGTAAGACTTCATGGCACGAGAAACAATACCTTGAACGGAAGGTTCAGAATTCTCTTGATTCAGAAAAAATTGGGGTTGTAGTTCTTGACGATGCTATGCAG CACTGGAGCTTGTGGCGAGATTTGGATATTGTAATGGTTAACGGATTAACTCTTTGGGGTAACCTTCAACTATTGCCTCGTGGACCGCTAAGGGAACCTTTGACTGCACTTAGGCGAGCAGATGCAGTTGTAATCCATCATGCCGATTTG GTTTCTGAGCAGACTCTCAAGGATATTGAATCAATGATCCTAAGGATTAAAAGGtctgtttctattttctttacaaaaatgGATCCAACTTACTTATTTGAGGTGGGAACTATCAATGCCAAAATACCATTGACGGCTCTTCATGAAGCTACTATATTATGCGTTTCTGCTATTGGTTCTGCGGAGCCTTTTGTGAAGCAGATTCAAAAG ATGCGAGCACTTTATGTTGATCGAATAGATTTCAGTGATCATCACATATTTCATGCCAGG GATATTGAGATAATCAGAGCCAAACTTAGAGAACTAGAGGGAAAGTTTGGTTCCAAACCAGTTGTTGTAATAACTGAAAAG GATTATGATAGGGACCCTGAAATTCTTAAGCAATTGTATCCATTTAGAGTTTTTGTTCTCTGTTCTGTATTGAAGGTTCTACCCCATAGAGGAAGCACAGAGGATAGCTTTAAGAAATTTCTGAAGGAccatttaaaattagaatggCCTCCAGCACATTAG
- the LOC106780157 gene encoding GDSL esterase/lipase At5g55050, whose product MVSRTLMKNSLLFLCFFIFFTLQLLEAQKPPGVYVFGDSLVDVGNNNYLPLSVEKAILPHYGIDFPTKKPTGRFTNGKNAADLIAEKLGLPTSPPYLSLLSKVNNSNKSMSFVSGVNFASGGAGIFNASDKGFMQSIPLQKQVDYYSQVHETLRQQVGASSLEKHLSKSIFIVVIGGNDIFGYFDSKDLQKKNTPQQYADSMASTLKLQLQRLYNNGAKKFEVAGVGPIGCCPAYRLKNKTECVSAANDLSAKYNEALQSMLKEWQLEKKDISYSYFDTYAALQDLIHNSTSYGFGNVKGACCGLGELNAQIPCLPISSICSNRQDHVFWDAFHPTEAASRIFVDEIFKGPSKFISPINMEQLLAI is encoded by the exons ATGGTAAGCAGAACTCTGATGAAAAATTCACTTCTCTTTCTCtgtttcttcatcttcttcaccttACAACTCTTGGAGGCTCAAAAGCCTCCAGGAGTTTACGTGTTTGGAGACTCACTTGTTGATGTTGGCAACAACAATTACTTGCCTCTCTCCGTTGAAAAGGCAATTCTTCCTCACTATGGCATTGATTTTCCAACTAAGAAACCCACTGGCAGATTCACCAATGGCAAGAATGCTGCAGATTTAATTG CTGAAAAATTGGGTCTACCCACTTCACCACCTTATCTCTCCCTTCTGTCTAAAGTCAACAATTCCAACAAAAGCATGTCTTTTGTGAGTGGTGTTAACTTTGCCTCTGGAGGTGCTGGAATATTTAATGCCTCAGATAAAGGTTTT ATGCAATCAATTCCTTTGCAGAAACAAGTTGACTACTACTCACAAGTGCATGAAACACTTAGACAGCAAGTAGGAGCATCTTCTCTTGAGAAACACCTCTCAAAGTCTATTTTCATTGTGGTGATCGGTGGCAACGATATCTTTGGTTACTTTGACTCAAAGGatcttcaaaagaaaaacactcCTCAACAGTATGCAGATTCAATGGCTTCCACATTAAAACTGCAACTACAG AGATTATACAACAATGGTGCAAAGAAATTTGAGGTTGCTGGTGTTGGTCCAATTGGGTGCTGCCCTGCATACaggctcaagaacaaaacaGAATGTGTTTCTGCAGCAAATGACTTGTCAGCCAAATACAATGAAGCCCTTCAATCCATGTTAAAGGAATGGCAGTTAGAGAAAAAAGACATAAGTTATTCCTATTTTGATACTTATGCTGCCCTCCAAGACCTCATTCACAATTCAACTTCTTATG GATTTGGTAATGTAAAAGGTGCTTGTTGTGGACTTGGTGAGTTGAATGCCCAAATTCCATGTCTACCAATTTCAAGCATTTGTTCCAACAGACAAGACCATGTTTTCTGGGACGCATTCCACCCTACAGAGGCAGCTTCTCGCATATTTGTCGATGAAATATTCAAAGGACCTTCAAAATTCATATCTCCTATTAATATGGAACAGCTATTGGCTATTTGA